Proteins encoded within one genomic window of Pieris rapae chromosome 1, ilPieRapa1.1, whole genome shotgun sequence:
- the LOC110994927 gene encoding MATH and LRR domain-containing protein PFE0570w, whose protein sequence is MDAKDLRSDSTLVSAINDGNTNFDESNITLLSNRNKPYQDIESNSLGKVEAQGSRPCAIIGPDRVQPPPTAGDTYLKKASVEPWPCSDTVYQLQAEIPPKLPDYQSMRNISPRQTFQENMQRIMVPPYHSSKSIEDNVLKNSKVEMPLDVKYCDVPYSINPIVNSQKSIRTSDAPITAANSPYLTVQRHGWSGAVGPRPQRPFAPEFYQYPEVANFSGQQPLQRLHRPPQEDPVQGHPDRLYNEASVRFKPYPSTRERYTQHRYDYVSNYPNTYHQQLPFPPQKYDISKTLPSHPYPMYPQVPIRRVPDPIIDPYQRPSQPNFNPYQNQYISHSYGPVQGNCIPTKMYPYPPDMSPNTLTPKLPYDVNSKLYVDYENVRNKMYSSVDNMTYFNDPKRQTLALHPSMNMHHIPQHHVYRKDIMPMKPMESPHPNSYPLRHHLHYSPSLAKSSAESFSRLEAMHASIGGIQEDCGYVSQSSSASGRSIDSGNFKNQNDIYRKSDTLYGNGLRTSQKQRANSATNLDKKGLDVRQFLQMWNEGDDEVSDSAITSTKAVPTQSDSNPEQLVILGSMTIPNEELSKYEHIQKISKLPENIKGYNSIELLDQYEQLVETPAARYNKKPMSHEYQLSSKIARQSPLIPRPLSPLDVEAKISQSVIHKEVGCNFEIKPCSPKMMNVEIATPLHNIISERAIDKVLNTGVLNSQVIPNRTDIVAVNSPTTSCKMSTSFISNDNSIKNNNYSLQDLESNSGVCLASLPRLDSDIELNFPEINQQFIDANRFKISTTNEDLKSITAQSLYKSENDIDREFNDRRAQTPELNFVESAKLSKYRKIKTVDSFQNETRTDSVIIKNPDTLRRKDVNNDAGVFQEKLEHIQRFDMKSDMQDNTILKDMSCSAIDFSLNTLNQNSEDSTHSDNIIVQATLKTDAMSTKEENETQMCPLSLVTKKVEVELSELEQNDYNTTTENKQSEPGFSLGLIYEDTAILPELDPNPQIDHPTHIVTTMLDGNKSLSDIESFIPCSPNAGIEDEIQFECDKANRKDEDIFKDDIVIAALNREHVRVKRDNITKSNKNNMDKQNEIVSIQNSKKNCSIKTNKTPEPQLTNDLTADSNIHEESANQSSDNRVETHNIMNKRIQVMDNAHPKNTENLDRAEQSSVEKTLNYENVNNESESAQCALQLNNSNAESELCECSSENDICKQRTKCSDKIISELSIIDNNLNVVQVSKLYVKEDTNTNNEYDSNVMESDKGEISDMGNSWSDSIAQMETGVNHTFYNPSEEKKNDQEVEDVLQENLIKNNIICTSSLQFTSESLKSNNQNDLFSKIENSSQISANILTNDGVASSNHNNENSLNSCNNGLNELAPDEMLINENALNIEISSCLNNDLPNNEVSEDVIKHHVQNHTISTYKKSFYKRCFTKEYFSPWMQKLYIFSSGLCVKSSQKQTEDIKDEKYLTNTDNRSIIGKNNYECVDEIERNINDTISTSIPNNPSQDIIEKTVNPSQILIDERTNHVVPDCIQKENIGTVDRENIESNNRNYDINETPIEKLKNNVIFQKRVDLKRSLSDSAIDLYSDDSFNKVTSNKRRRLIIQNFIESRANEQDVCDVIQNNRRKSISTVCNNNNLLILINDNEYIIAEEDCESSNMEYVESSEFLQVTETANNVYDVHKQLQNDSILDSTELNVECPLTLNDFNQEKWLGGDEENVEYVDNIFNDDVAVDITISAPISPENSNLSSNDSVCTDNESDHIVRIKEIYGENMCINDMQIVETLYKMPQMNVNKTLVDIESQNTLENKNDALLSPNEYSEILNQNISPISLDRSFKNDDDIILEHGEDRDIESSIKINDDNDVLNEYNGDEKSFESCELINNTSLASNDCKYSASSSPEVSSTTSEDKCSSILLKITSVNGSRLSEINNVSDNVQQLRYKFTEKNDYNTNYRPLITKAAQKYIPPIIEPRDLKVKLPLPQNSLNKLKELKLAKSERLFSTIANHKKAAMRPDVRKKVKPKFEDVLKSIDEIQFKMHKDKLKKTKHSIPKVLIKKHENGAHYASTSIKKKLYNPDLTGRKWQPWVFIERNEFIDKMAQRNKRKAVYCHRKKTFVLEEKLKKYKSICTAKFVISQPTSDHPSSGNLKYTIRLKHNY, encoded by the coding sequence ATGGACGCTAAAGATTTAAGAAGTGATTCTACTCTTGTATCTGCTATTAACGATGGAAATACCAACTTTGATGAAAGCAACATTACGTTACTTAGTAATAGAAATAAGCCATATCAAGATATCGAATCAAACTCATTGGGTAAAGTGGAGGCGCAAGGCTCACGGCCGTGTGCTATTATAGGGCCCGATAGAGTGCAACCCCCGCCCACTGCTGGCGATACATATCTCAAAAAAGCTTCAGTAGAACCATGGCCATGCTCAGATACTGTATATCAACTACAAGCAGAGATCCCTCCGAAGTTACCAGATTATCAATCAATGAGAAATATATCTCCAAGACAGACATTCCAAGAAAATATGCAACGGATTATGGTGCCGCCTTATCATTCTTCAAAGAGTATTGaagataatgttttaaaaaattctaaagtTGAGATGCCACTAGACGTTAAGTACTGTGATGTGCCTTACTCGATTAATCCCATAGTTAATAGCCAAAAAAGTATTAGGACCTCAGATGCTCCAATAACTGCAGCAAACTCACCATATCTAACTGTGCAACGACATGGATGGTCTGGTGCTGTTGGACCTCGGCCTCAAAGGCCCTTTGCCCCAGAATTCTATCAATATCCTGAGGTCGCCAACTTTTCAGGACAACAACCGTTACAGAGACTTCATCGCCCACCACAAGAAGACCCTGTTCAAGGCCACCCAGATCGTTTATATAATGAAGCAAGTGTGAGATTTAAACCTTATCCAAGTACAAGAGAACGGTATACACAACACAGGTATGATTATGTTTCTAATTATCCTAATACATATCATCAACAACTGCCATTCCCACCACAAAAGTATGATATAAGTAAGACATTACCATCTCATCCTTATCCCATGTATCCACAGGTTCCAATAAGAAGAGTACCTGATCCAATTATAGATCCATACCAAAGACCAAGCCAACCAAATTTTAATCCCTatcaaaatcaatatatatctCATTCTTATGGACCAGTTCAAGGAAATTGTATACCTACTAAAATGTATCCTTACCCACCAGATATGTCACCTAACACATTAACACCTAAATTACCTTATGATGTTAATAGCAAACTATATGTTGATTATGAAAATGTtagaaacaaaatgtattcttCGGTTGACAATATGACATACTTTAATGATCCTAAGAGGCAAACATTAGCATTGCATCCCAGCATGAATATGCATCATATACCTCAACATCATGTGTATAGAAAAGATATTATGCCAATGAAACCAATGGAGTCACCTCACCCAAATTCATATCCTTTACGCCATCATTTGCATTATTCTCCATCCTTGGCAAAATCAAGTGCAGAATCATTTTCTAGACTTGAAGCAATGCATGCATCTATAGGGGGGATTCAAGAAGATTGTGGTTATGTTAGCCAGTCATCGTCTGCAAGTGGCAGGAGTATTGATTCaggcaattttaaaaatcaaaatgatatttatagaaaaagtgATACTTTGTATGGTAATGGGTTAAGAACCTCTCAAAAACAAAGAGCAAATTCTGCCACTAACCTTGATAAAAAGGGTCTTGATGTCAGACAATTTCTTCAAATGTGGAATGAAGGTGATGATGAAGTTTCCGATTCTGCTATCACCTCAACAAAAGCTGTGCCTACCCAATCTGACAGTAACCCAGAGCAACTTGTCATTCTTGGAAGTATGACTATACCAAACGAAGAATTATCTAAATATgaacatatacaaaaaatatcaaaactacctgaaaatattaaaggttATAACAGCATTGAATTACTTGATCAATATGAGCAGCTTGTGGAAACCCCTGCTGCACGTTATAATAAGAAACCAATGTCGCATGAATATCAGTTATCTTCAAAAATAGCTAGGCAATCACCCTTAATTCCCCGACCATTATCACCATTAGATGTAGAAGCTAAAATAAGCCAATCAGTAATACATAAAGAAGTAGGGtgcaattttgaaataaaaccttGTAGCCCAAAAATGATGAATGTTGAAATAGCAACTCCTttgcataatataattagtgaaAGAGCAATTGacaaagttttaaatacagGTGTTTTAAATTCACAAGTTATTCCTAATAGAACAGACATTGTTGCAGTAAATTCTCCTACAACAAGCTGCAAAATGAGTACATCCTTTATTTCAAatgataattcaattaaaaataataattatagtttacaAGACTTAGAAAGTAACTCCGGTGTTTGCTTAGCTTCTTTGCCCAGATTGGATAGTGATATAGAACTAAATTTTCCAGAAATTAATCAGCAATTTATTGATGcaaacagattcaaaataaGCACAACTAATGAAGACTTGAAATCAATAACTGCACAAAGTTTGTATAAATCCGAAAATGATATTGATAGAGAATTTAACGATAGGCGTGCTCAAACAcctgaattaaattttgttgagTCGgcaaaattaagtaaatatagaaaaattaaaacagtagATTCTTTTCAAAATGAGACTAGAACAGACAgtgttattattaagaatCCAGATACTTTGAGAAGAAAGGATGTAAATAATGATGCAGGAGTCTTTCAAGAGAAATTGGAACATATCCAAAGATTTGACATGAAATCTGATATGCAGGATAATACGATATTAAAGGATATGAGTTGCAGCGCCAttgattttagtttaaatacgTTAAACCAGAATTCTGAAGATAGTACACATtctgataatattattgtacaaGCTACTCTCAAAACAGACGCGATGTCGACAAAAGAAGAAAACGAAACACAAATGTGTCCCCTTTCTTTAGTTACTAAAAAAGTTGAAGTGGAATTAAGTGAGTTAGAACAAAACGATTATAATACGACaacagaaaataaacaaagtgaACCTGGATTTTCGTTAGGGCTGATTTATGAAGATACTGCTATATTACCAGAATTAGATCCTAATCCTCAAATTGACCATCCTACACACATTGTTACCACTATGCTCGATGGTAATAAAAGCTTATCAGACATAGAAAGCTTTATACCTTGCAGTCCTAATGCTGGTATAGAAGACGAGATTCAATTTGAATGTGATAAGGCTAATCGTAAAGACGAAGACATATTTAAAGATGACATTGTGATTGCAGCCTTGAATAGGGAACACGTTAGAGTTAAACGCgataacataacaaaaagtaataaaaataatatggatAAACAAAATGAGATAGTTTCTATACagaatagtaaaaaaaattgcagtattaaaacaaacaaaacgcCAGAACCACAGTTAACTAACGACTTAACAGCAGACTCTAATATACATGAAGAAAGTGCAAATCAAAGTAGTGACAACCGAGTTGAAactcataatattatgaataaaaggaTTCAAGTTATGGATAATGCTCATCCCAAAAATACCGAAAATTTAGATCGAGCTGAACAAAGCTCGGTAGAAAAGACacttaattatgaaaatgttaataatgaaAGTGAAAGTGCGCAATGTGCTTTGCAATTGAATAATTCAAATGCAGAATCGGAGTTGTGTGAATGTAGTAGTGAAAAcgatatttgtaaacaaagGACAAAGTGTAGTGACAAAATTATTTCTGAATTAAGTATTATAGACAATAATTTAAACGTTGTCCAAGTTTCCAAATTGTATGTTAAAGAAGATACAAACACAAATAATGAGTATGATTCAAATGTTATGGAAAGTGATAAAGGTGAAATAAGCGATATGGGAAATTCCTGGTCCGACTCTATAGCACAGATGGAAACTGGCGTTAATCACACATTTTACAATCCTTCTGAAGAAAAAAAGAATGACCAAGAAGTAGAGGACGTTTTGcaagaaaatttaatcaaaaataatattatttgcacaTCTAGTCTACAATTTACATCAGAgtctttaaaatcaaataatcaaaatgatttattttcaaaaattgaaAACTCATCTCAAATATCTGCGAATATACTGACAAATGATGGAGTTGCGTCCTCAAACCACAATaatgaaaattctttaaattccTGTAATAATGGTCTAAATGAATTAGCACCTGATGAAATGTTGATAAATGAAAATGCACTGAATATTGAAATTTCATCATGCTTAAATAACGATTTGCCAAACAATGAAGTGTCAGAAGACGTAATCAAACATCACGTACAAAATCACACTATTTCTACTTATAAGAAATCCTTTTATAAAAGATGTTTTAccaaagaatatttttctcCGTGGATGcaaaaactgtatatttttagttcaGGACTATGTGTCAAATCATCTCAAAAACAAACTGAGGACATAAaggatgaaaaatatttaaccaaCACCGATAACAGATCGATAATTGgaaaaaacaattatgaatGTGTAGATGAAATAGAAAGGAATATTAATGATACGATTTCCACTTCAATCCCAAATAACCCGTCTCAagatataatagaaaaaaccGTTAATCCAAGCCAAATATTAATTGACGAACGTACAAATCACGTTGTCCCTGATTGTATACAAAAAGAGAACATAGGGACCGTCGATAGAGAAAATATAGAATCGAATAATCGGAATTACGATATAAATGAAACGCCTAtagaaaagttaaaaaataatgtaatatttcagAAACGAGTTGATTTAAAAAGATCATTATCAGATTCTGCAATTGATTTATACAGTGatgatagttttaataaagttacatCAAATAAGCGTCGCAGGCTTATAATTCAGAATTTCATTGAGTCTCGTGCAAACGAACAAGATGTTTGTGATGtgatacaaaataatagaagaaaatCCATTTCTACGGtgtgtaataataacaacctcttaattcttataaatgataatgaatatataatagcaGAAGAAGATTGTGAATCTAGCAATATGGAATATGTAGAGTCGTCAGAATTCTTGCAAGTAACTGAAACCGCCAATAATGTTTATGATGTTCATAAACAACTTCAAAATGATTCCATTCTCGATAGTACTGAATTAAATGTAGAATGTCCATTAACGCTAAATGATTTTAACCAAGAAAAATGGTTAGGTGGCGATGAAGAGAATGTAGAATATGTAGATAACATATTCAACGACGATGTCGCTGTAGATATAACAATAAGTGCCCCTATATCCCcagaaaattcaaatttatcaaGCAATGACAGTGTATGCACAGATAATGAGAGTGACCATATTGTtagaataaaagaaatatatggaGAAAACATGTGCATTAATGATATGCAAATAGTCGAGACGCTGTACAAAATGCCACAAATGAATGTTAACAAAACACTGGTCGACATTGAATCTCAAAAtacattagaaaataaaaatgatgcaTTACTTTCCCCAAATGAATACTCGGAAATCCTTAATCAAAATATCAGCCCTATTTCATTAGATAGAAGTTTTAAAAACGATGacgatattatattagaacacGGGGAAGATCGAGATATCGaatcttctataaaaataaatgacgaTAATGATGTCTTAAATGAATACAATGGGGATGAAAAAAGCTTTGAATCTTGCGAGTTGATTAATAACACGTCGTTAGCAAGTAACGATTGTAAATATTCCGCATCCAGTTCACCCGAAGTGTCGTCAACTACATCAGAGGATAAATGTTCaagtattttgttaaaaattacaagtgtAAATGGTTCGAGACTAtcagaaattaataatgtgtCTGATAATGTCCAGCAGTTACGATACaaatttactgaaaaaaaCGATTACAATACTAACTATAGACCTTTGATAACAAAAGCAGCGCAGAAATATATACCACCTATAATTGAGCCACGTGAccttaaagttaaattaccCTTACCTCagaatagtttaaataaattaaaagaattaaagtTAGCTAAAAGTGAGCGTTTATTTAGTACAATAGCCAATCATAAGAAAGCTGCTATGAGGCCGGATGTTCGTAAAAAAGTGAAGCCGAAGTTTGAGGATGTGCTCAAAAGTATTGATgagattcaattcaaaatgcataaagataaattgaaaaaaactaaacatagCATTCCTAAAGTACTTATAAAGAAACATGAAAACGGAGCACATTATGCTAGCacatccattaaaaaaaaattatacaatccAGATCTAACTGGTAGAAAGTGGCAACCTTGGgtatttattgaaagaaatgaGTTTATCGACAAAATGGCTCAGAGAAATAAACGTAAAGCGGTATATTGTCATAGaaagaaaacatttgttttagaagagaagttaaaaaagtataaatctATATGTACGGCAAAGTTTGTTATTTCTCAGCCCACATCTGACCATCCTTCATCGGgtaatttaaagtatacaaTTAGATTGAAACATAATTACTGA